One genomic segment of Alphaproteobacteria bacterium HT1-32 includes these proteins:
- a CDS encoding hydantoinase/oxoprolinase family protein yields MSARNFVIGVDVGGTFTDLFFLDEQSGRAFTRKTPSTPSNQAVGFLEGIGSGVDDLSTIATVIHGTTVGTNALLERKGAKAGVITTKGFRDVLEMRRRDRPETWGLWGSFDPVVARDRRVEVSERTLADGQVHTAVDPEEVKQAAKLLLERGAESICIFFINAYANAENEQIALAAVKEVWPNDYINASSDILPEIREFERASTTALNAYLQPPVGKYLKNLDNSLTDGGFAGQLLIVQSNGGVMTVDTAQKLPVRTALSGPAAGVIAGAYISENAGFPNIITCDMGGTSFDVSLVAGGEAALAAQTSIDFGMVVRTPMIEITTIGAGGGSIASIDAGGMLQVGPESAGSDPGPVCYGLGNTRPTVTDANVVLGRINADRPIGGKLARLDVAAAEAALEEHIGKPLGLSAVQAAEAVIRVANSRMAGAIRLVSIERGFDPEQFVAMPFGGGGSLHTGALIKEVGLANALVPRYPGVTSALGCVIADMRHDFVHTLNDMVDSIDISSLDEEMVRTDTEGRRLLNESGVTLDELNTVFELDMSYLGQTHTVPVAIPVTVSNKTTGVTRETLRKAFETQYEKTYGRLLSGIGIRILNLRTSVIGKRPKFDLSLLAPEDGGSIEASRTGERDVFVDGEWHKAAIFDRLSLPIDAEIPGPALLEQPDTTIFIDPDLYGKVDRFGNIVISRKG; encoded by the coding sequence ATGAGCGCTCGTAATTTCGTTATCGGCGTCGATGTAGGCGGCACCTTCACCGATCTGTTTTTCCTCGACGAACAGTCAGGTCGCGCCTTCACCCGCAAGACACCATCGACACCCTCCAATCAGGCTGTTGGTTTCCTTGAAGGTATTGGCAGCGGCGTTGATGATCTCTCGACAATCGCAACCGTAATTCACGGTACCACTGTCGGCACCAACGCCCTGCTCGAACGCAAGGGGGCAAAGGCCGGCGTTATCACCACAAAGGGTTTCCGCGATGTGCTGGAAATGCGCCGCCGGGACCGTCCCGAAACCTGGGGGCTATGGGGTTCTTTCGATCCTGTGGTAGCGCGTGACCGACGTGTCGAAGTCAGTGAACGCACGCTGGCTGACGGACAGGTCCATACCGCGGTCGACCCGGAAGAAGTAAAGCAGGCGGCAAAGCTGCTGCTGGAAAGGGGTGCCGAATCAATCTGCATCTTCTTCATCAACGCCTATGCAAATGCTGAGAACGAGCAAATCGCACTGGCTGCCGTCAAGGAGGTCTGGCCGAATGATTATATCAATGCGTCCAGTGACATCCTGCCGGAAATCCGGGAGTTTGAACGTGCATCGACAACCGCACTGAACGCCTATCTCCAGCCGCCCGTCGGAAAGTATCTCAAGAATCTCGACAACAGCCTGACCGATGGCGGCTTTGCCGGGCAATTGCTGATCGTGCAGTCCAACGGCGGTGTCATGACCGTCGATACAGCGCAGAAGCTGCCCGTCCGCACGGCGTTGTCCGGTCCGGCAGCCGGTGTGATTGCAGGTGCCTACATTTCTGAAAACGCAGGCTTTCCGAATATCATCACCTGTGACATGGGTGGCACCAGTTTCGATGTCAGTCTGGTTGCCGGCGGTGAAGCCGCACTGGCGGCACAGACTTCCATCGACTTCGGCATGGTCGTCCGTACACCGATGATCGAGATCACAACCATTGGAGCCGGTGGCGGCTCAATCGCATCAATCGACGCCGGTGGCATGTTACAGGTTGGACCGGAATCAGCAGGCTCAGATCCAGGGCCGGTCTGTTACGGACTTGGTAATACCCGGCCGACCGTCACAGATGCCAACGTCGTCCTCGGGCGCATCAATGCCGACCGCCCGATTGGCGGAAAGCTGGCCCGTCTTGATGTCGCTGCCGCCGAGGCCGCCCTTGAAGAACATATCGGCAAACCACTTGGTCTGAGTGCCGTTCAGGCCGCAGAGGCCGTTATCCGTGTTGCCAACTCGCGCATGGCCGGTGCGATCCGACTGGTTTCCATCGAACGCGGCTTTGACCCGGAGCAGTTTGTCGCCATGCCGTTTGGCGGCGGTGGCTCTCTCCACACCGGCGCGCTGATCAAGGAAGTTGGTCTCGCCAACGCACTGGTCCCCCGCTATCCCGGCGTCACCAGTGCGCTGGGTTGTGTCATTGCCGATATGCGCCACGATTTCGTCCATACGCTGAACGATATGGTCGACAGCATCGATATCAGCTCACTTGATGAAGAGATGGTCCGCACCGACACGGAAGGCCGCCGTCTGCTGAATGAAAGTGGCGTCACACTGGACGAACTCAACACCGTCTTTGAACTGGATATGTCTTATCTCGGCCAAACCCATACAGTACCGGTTGCCATTCCGGTGACCGTCTCGAACAAGACAACAGGTGTGACCAGGGAAACTCTCCGGAAAGCCTTCGAGACGCAGTATGAAAAAACCTACGGTCGTCTTCTCTCCGGTATCGGCATCCGCATTCTGAATCTCCGGACATCCGTGATCGGCAAGCGGCCCAAGTTTGACCTTTCGCTGCTGGCCCCGGAAGACGGCGGTTCCATTGAAGCCTCTCGAACCGGTGAACGGGATGTCTTCGTTGATGGAGAATGGCACAAGGCAGCAATCTTCGACCGGCTCAGCCTGCCGATTGATGCGGAAATCCCCGGCCCGGCCCTGCTCGAACAGCCGGATACAACAATCTTCATCGACCCCGACCTTTATGGAAAGGTCGACCGGTTTGGTAATATCGTTATCTCGCGGAAGGGCTGA
- a CDS encoding isochorismatase family protein produces MIMAQMEMSKTALVLVDMQNDFLHEKGAYARGGASDDGIASLKHRLKPVADAVRAKGGWIVSTHFTLVPGKNGEPFILPHLKELRPFLQKGDFAPGSFGHDVIDELQPIDLKVEKVAYDAFYMSRLEFVLNRAGIETVVFGGIVTNGGVESTVRGAHVRDFHPIVLEDGCAAFGTKAHDAAIASMRTMSKVMTCADFIKTLN; encoded by the coding sequence CTGATCATGGCACAAATGGAGATGTCAAAAACGGCACTTGTTCTCGTCGACATGCAGAACGACTTTCTGCATGAGAAAGGCGCCTATGCCCGTGGCGGAGCTTCAGATGATGGCATCGCCAGCCTGAAACACCGGCTGAAGCCTGTCGCTGACGCCGTGCGTGCCAAAGGCGGGTGGATTGTTTCCACCCATTTCACCCTGGTCCCTGGCAAAAACGGCGAACCTTTTATCCTGCCCCATCTGAAGGAACTGCGCCCGTTCCTGCAAAAGGGAGACTTTGCCCCCGGTTCATTCGGCCATGATGTGATTGACGAGCTTCAGCCCATTGACCTGAAGGTCGAGAAAGTCGCTTACGATGCCTTCTATATGAGCCGGCTTGAATTCGTCCTGAACCGGGCCGGCATCGAAACCGTTGTGTTTGGCGGAATCGTCACGAACGGCGGTGTCGAGAGCACCGTTCGCGGTGCCCATGTCCGTGACTTTCATCCGATTGTTCTCGAAGACGGCTGTGCCGCATTCGGCACAAAAGCTCATGACGCCGCGATCGCCTCAATGCGCACCATGTCAAAGGTCATGACCTGTGCCGACTTCATCAAAACCCTGAACTGA
- a CDS encoding methyltransferase domain-containing protein → MIDGRSFVAAQDFLLGAKIYWTTQLYPELREEFRQRQSTAPQPAKNAEDVAELMADNVLYQNFAWLERHLQRFKYSGRYGLQPWHDQQRDKLAAMLDAPGADSLLALDDDLELPAYYTSVDIHQHPGGVYGDEIAGFVYERGARSTTPMLGGSHKDLHYRFADILLNEIGNARRVVDLGCGFGKSTRPIYEGFRDADVVGVDLSAPCLKLAATEAAKAQARNIRFRQASAEATGLDDGCCDVVTSTMLLHEMPPPAIRDLFSESFRLLEPGGRMSHLDFYLLPDPFLRFMHYSHSRRNNEPYMAPLAELDIEQELSDAGFVNISIQPFEEAVGALNNNRAWRFPWTVISAEKPA, encoded by the coding sequence ATGATTGATGGGAGAAGCTTCGTTGCAGCGCAGGATTTCCTGCTGGGTGCAAAGATCTACTGGACCACGCAGTTGTACCCTGAACTGCGTGAGGAGTTCAGGCAGCGGCAAAGCACAGCTCCCCAGCCCGCAAAAAATGCGGAAGATGTCGCCGAATTGATGGCCGACAATGTGCTGTATCAGAACTTTGCCTGGCTGGAACGTCACCTGCAGCGTTTTAAATATTCCGGCAGATACGGGCTTCAGCCCTGGCATGACCAGCAACGGGACAAATTGGCTGCGATGCTGGATGCGCCGGGGGCAGACAGTCTGCTGGCCCTTGATGATGATCTGGAGCTGCCGGCTTATTACACCAGTGTTGATATTCATCAGCATCCGGGTGGCGTTTATGGCGATGAGATTGCGGGCTTTGTTTATGAACGTGGTGCGCGTTCCACCACGCCAATGCTGGGCGGGTCGCACAAGGATCTGCATTATCGGTTTGCTGACATCCTGCTGAATGAAATCGGGAACGCGCGCCGTGTGGTTGATCTCGGATGCGGGTTCGGAAAATCGACCCGTCCGATTTATGAAGGTTTCCGTGACGCGGATGTTGTGGGTGTCGATCTTTCTGCTCCCTGTCTGAAACTGGCTGCGACGGAAGCGGCAAAAGCGCAGGCAAGAAATATCCGTTTCCGGCAGGCCTCTGCGGAAGCGACGGGTCTGGACGACGGTTGCTGCGATGTGGTGACGTCGACCATGTTGCTGCATGAGATGCCGCCGCCGGCCATCAGAGACCTGTTTTCTGAAAGCTTCCGGCTGCTGGAGCCGGGTGGGCGGATGTCACATCTGGATTTCTATCTGCTGCCGGACCCGTTTCTGCGGTTCATGCATTACAGTCACAGCCGCCGGAATAATGAGCCTTATATGGCGCCGCTTGCCGAACTGGATATCGAGCAGGAACTGTCGGACGCCGGATTTGTGAATATCAGTATTCAACCGTTCGAGGAAGCTGTCGGGGCGCTTAATAACAACAGGGCCTGGCGATTTCCCTGGACGGTCATCAGTGCGGAGAAACCGGCATGA
- a CDS encoding formate--tetrahydrofolate ligase codes for MGNDVKSDIEIARAADMQSIEKIGAKLGIPSEALYRYGPTKAKISTEFVEGLADRPDGKLILVTAMTPTPAGEGKTTTTVGLGDGLNRIGRKAAICLREPSLGPCFGVKGGAAGGGYAQVVPMEDINLHFTGDFHAIGSAHNLLSAMIDNHIYWGNELGIDQRRVTWRRVMDMNDRALRSIVNSLGGVANGFPREDGFDITVASEIMAIFCLATDLADLQRRLGNIIVGYTRDREPVRASDIKADGAMAVLLKDALTPNLVQTLENNPAFIHGGPFANIAHGCNTVIATKTMLKLADYVVTEAGFGADLGAEKFFDIKCRKAGLKPAAVVIVATIRALKMHGGVAKSDLGSENVQAVKDGLENLGQHIRNVGQFGVPAVVAINRFSGDSAAEVQAVRTYCGDIGVEAYECTHWAEGGAGTEALATRVAEIADSGAAQFKPLYGDDLPLWEKVRTVAQTIYGAEDITADKKVRDQFKQFEEAGFGWFPVCMAKTQYSFSTDPALKGAPKGHTVPIREIRLSAGAEFVVVVCGEIMTMPGLPRVPSAEKIHLDKEGLIQGLF; via the coding sequence ATGGGAAATGACGTCAAAAGCGATATCGAAATCGCACGCGCTGCTGACATGCAGTCTATCGAGAAAATTGGTGCGAAGCTGGGCATCCCGTCAGAGGCCCTGTATCGCTATGGTCCAACCAAGGCAAAGATTTCAACCGAGTTTGTTGAAGGCCTGGCAGACCGGCCAGACGGTAAGCTGATTCTTGTCACGGCGATGACGCCAACTCCTGCGGGTGAAGGAAAAACCACGACAACGGTTGGTCTGGGCGACGGGCTCAACCGGATCGGCAGGAAAGCGGCGATCTGTCTGCGTGAACCAAGCCTTGGTCCCTGTTTCGGTGTGAAGGGAGGGGCGGCCGGAGGTGGATATGCTCAGGTTGTCCCGATGGAGGATATCAATCTCCATTTTACCGGTGATTTCCATGCGATCGGTTCTGCTCATAATCTTCTGTCGGCGATGATCGACAATCATATTTACTGGGGCAACGAACTGGGTATCGACCAGCGCCGGGTGACCTGGCGCCGGGTCATGGATATGAATGACCGGGCGCTGCGTTCTATTGTGAACAGTCTGGGTGGCGTGGCAAACGGCTTCCCGCGGGAAGATGGCTTCGACATCACGGTCGCCTCCGAGATCATGGCAATTTTCTGCCTTGCGACAGATCTTGCTGATCTGCAACGTCGCCTTGGCAATATCATTGTCGGTTACACACGGGACCGGGAGCCGGTACGGGCCAGTGATATCAAGGCCGACGGGGCTATGGCGGTTTTGCTGAAAGACGCACTTACGCCAAATCTTGTACAGACACTGGAAAACAACCCGGCATTCATTCATGGCGGACCATTTGCCAATATTGCACATGGATGCAACACCGTCATTGCGACCAAAACGATGCTCAAACTGGCGGACTATGTCGTCACTGAAGCGGGATTCGGGGCTGACCTGGGGGCAGAGAAGTTCTTTGATATCAAATGTCGTAAAGCCGGACTGAAACCGGCTGCGGTGGTGATTGTTGCAACGATCCGCGCTCTCAAGATGCATGGCGGCGTGGCAAAAAGTGATCTTGGTTCCGAGAATGTGCAGGCCGTGAAAGATGGTCTGGAGAATCTGGGCCAGCATATCAGAAATGTCGGGCAGTTTGGTGTTCCAGCCGTTGTCGCGATAAACCGTTTCAGCGGCGACAGTGCGGCAGAAGTTCAGGCTGTCAGAACCTACTGTGGTGATATTGGGGTTGAGGCCTATGAATGCACACACTGGGCAGAAGGTGGTGCCGGCACGGAGGCGCTGGCGACACGGGTTGCAGAAATCGCTGACAGCGGAGCCGCGCAGTTTAAGCCGCTCTATGGCGACGACTTGCCGTTGTGGGAGAAGGTCCGGACGGTTGCGCAGACAATCTATGGAGCTGAGGATATCACCGCCGACAAGAAGGTGCGCGACCAGTTCAAACAGTTTGAAGAGGCTGGTTTCGGCTGGTTCCCGGTCTGTATGGCAAAGACGCAATACAGTTTCTCCACGGATCCGGCCCTGAAGGGCGCGCCAAAAGGGCACACGGTGCCGATCCGGGAGATCAGACTGTCGGCAGGTGCTGAGTTTGTTGTCGTGGTTTGCGGTGAAATCATGACAATGCCGGGTCTGCCCAGAGTGCCGTCAGCCGAGAAAATTCACCTTGATAAGGAAGGTTTGATTCAGGGCCTGTTCTGA